Below is a genomic region from Henckelia pumila isolate YLH828 chromosome 3, ASM3356847v2, whole genome shotgun sequence.
TTTAGATTTTCCAATCGACAAGAGAAATGGGCGAGAGCATTGAAGATGTTTCTAAATCGAAGCCGACGATCTCGGTGCCCCCACGTGATGCTCTCTATATAAACTGGTCAGCTCTTGGATTCAGCCCGGGTCCGATGACGCTCGTGTCCAGCTACCTCGGGGACCAGGCTCCCTTTTCTTTCTCTCAGCTTTTAGCTGGAGCCATGGCTTCGCCGGCTCCAGATTCTGGGAAACAAATCAGAGAGGCCACTTTTGGTAAATATAGCGACACCGGCTCTGGGTATAAGCGGAATAGGCCCATCAATCTGGTCGTGGCGGCTCAGCCGTCGGAGCCGCAAAGTTTGAGTCCACTCTTCATGTTTCCGCCGGGATTGAGTCCTTCTGGATTGCTTAATTCTCCTGCCTTTTTATCCCCTCTAAACGTAAGctaccgattcagattcttccAATCGAGTCTGCATATTTGGAAGCTCTGGTTTTTGGGAAATTCTTTGCTTAAAATAATTCAGAATTATTTTTGTGCAGAGCCCATTTGGAATGTCGCACCAGCAGGCTCTAGCTCATGTGACAGCTCAGGCGGCACTATCCCAATCTTACATTCAGATGCAAGAAGAATTTCACCGTTCGTCATCTACAGCTGCCACAGAAGCATTTGATCATCATCATTCTTCTGCACCAAAAGAATCCTCGGCACAGCAGACCAGTGCTTTACCAGAGAGTTCAAAGGTTGAGGCATCTGACGTTTCCCTATCCGATAAAAGAGCTGCTTCTGTTGCTGGTGATAAACCGGCCGGTGATGGTTATAACTGGAGGAAATACGGTCAAAAGCATGTGAAGGCCAGCGAATGTCCTCGGAGCTACTACAAATGCACACATCCTAACTGTCCTGTCAAGAAAAAGGTCGAAAGAGGGGTCGATGGTCACGTATCTGAGATTACGTACAAAGGACAGCACAACCACGATCCACCCCATCCCAATAAACTGGGAATGGATAATTCTGTTTTAAAAGTGAAGCCCGTTTTTACTGAGGCCGTAGGTTTTCCAGCAACCACTCAACAGTCATTTGAGCATCTTCctgtaactgctcacaatgagGAAATGAAAGATTCTGCAGTAGTTGTAAATGGGGATGATGACGAACTGATTGCCAAAAGAAGGTAAAATGGCAGTTTTGTTTCTCTTGTCTCATTTCCTTGATCATTTTTCTCGTATGACCCTTTGAAATGCAGGAATGTGGATATTGGATCATCAATGCCAGCTTCATCACAACAAACCGTTACAGATTCAAAAATTGTTGTTCAGACCAGAAGTGAAGTTGATCTTTTGGACGATGGATTCAAATGGAGAAAATATGGACAGAAAGTAGTTAAGGGGAATCCTCATCCAAGGTTGGTCCATTGATCAATAAAGAAGTGAATATTTCATGTTGTGTTTCTTAAACTATCTTCTATAACTTCACCAGTTGGTCACTCATGTATTTAATTGTTTACTTCCGATCTTAACCTCTCTTTGTGCTGAATCTTCTGATAATACAAGGGACACTGGATGATGATATCGTGTTTATTTCATTGAGAGAATTTCAAGTGAGGGAATTTTGTTTTGTCGCTAGGAATTTTTGGTCGTTAAGGATCTGCTTGTAAGTGCACTTCTCTAGAAAATACAGGTTTCGCCTCCTCGTAAATATGTAAAATAGTCTCACTTGAACCTCCTCTCACCCCATAATTATGCATCAAAGGGGATACGAATACGATCATGCCATTAACAAGTTTTAATCACTAATCTAGTTGCTCGTATATGTTCAACTCtagataaataattttaattggaAACACCTTATAAAATCGTGCAACTTCAGCAGCTTGAAAATCGCTTTCAAAATTGGCCTTCAAGTTCAACCGCAAAGGCTGggttgattaatatattggatTTAAGCATCTATTTCTGTAGACAATTCAAGTAGAACTTGACCTTTTGAAGTCAAGAACTACACCGTGCACCCCTCGTTCTTTCAAGGTTATAATTGAATCATGTAAAACCTTTCCGCAGGAGTTATTATCGATGCACATATTCTGGTTGTGATGTTAGGAAACATGTCGAGAGAGCTTCAGCAGACCCCAAATGTGTCATTACTACGTATGAGGGTAAACATAATCATGATATCCCAGCAGGAAAGTATAACAGCCATGGCTCAGGCAATACAGGCTCTCACCAGTTCAAGGCGCAAAAAATGGCTGCTAAGAATCCTATGGCAAGTAAAGAAATAGATTTTGGGACTATAAAACAAACCCCGATGACTCTTCAGCTAAAAGAAGAACAAATTTTAGGCGCCTGAT
It encodes:
- the LOC140887915 gene encoding probable WRKY transcription factor 4 isoform X2, which codes for MGESIEDVSKSKPTISVPPRDALYINWSALGFSPGPMTLVSSYLGDQAPFSFSQLLAGAMASPAPDSGKQIREATFGKYSDTGSGYKRNRPINLVVAAQPSEPQSLSPLFMFPPGLSPSGLLNSPAFLSPLNSPFGMSHQQALAHVTAQAALSQSYIQMQEEFHRSSSTAATEAFDHHHSSAPKESSAQQTSALPESSKVEASDVSLSDKRAASVAGDKPAGDGYNWRKYGQKHVKASECPRSYYKCTHPNCPVKKKVERGVDGHVSEITYKGQHNHDPPHPNKLGMDNSVLKVKPVFTEAVGFPATTQQSFEHLPVTAHNEEMKDSAVVVNGDDDELIAKRRNVDIGSSMPASSQQTVTDSKIVVQTRSEVDLLDDGFKWRKYGQKVVKGNPHPRKHVERASADPKCVITTYEGKHNHDIPAGKYNSHGSGNTGSHQFKAQKMAAKNPMASKEIDFGTIKQTPMTLQLKEEQILGA
- the LOC140887915 gene encoding probable WRKY transcription factor 4 isoform X1, whose product is MGESIEDVSKSKPTISVPPRDALYINWSALGFSPGPMTLVSSYLGDQAPFSFSQLLAGAMASPAPDSGKQIREATFGKYSDTGSGYKRNRPINLVVAAQPSEPQSLSPLFMFPPGLSPSGLLNSPAFLSPLNSPFGMSHQQALAHVTAQAALSQSYIQMQEEFHRSSSTAATEAFDHHHSSAPKESSAQQTSALPESSKVEASDVSLSDKRAASVAGDKPAGDGYNWRKYGQKHVKASECPRSYYKCTHPNCPVKKKVERGVDGHVSEITYKGQHNHDPPHPNKLGMDNSVLKVKPVFTEAVGFPATTQQSFEHLPVTAHNEEMKDSAVVVNGDDDELIAKRRNVDIGSSMPASSQQTVTDSKIVVQTRSEVDLLDDGFKWRKYGQKVVKGNPHPRSYYRCTYSGCDVRKHVERASADPKCVITTYEGKHNHDIPAGKYNSHGSGNTGSHQFKAQKMAAKNPMASKEIDFGTIKQTPMTLQLKEEQILGA